A genomic window from Megalobrama amblycephala isolate DHTTF-2021 linkage group LG2, ASM1881202v1, whole genome shotgun sequence includes:
- the LOC125263392 gene encoding uncharacterized protein LOC125263392 isoform X1: MMDVGTLLCRSLLLALLVFSVTQEARGLLCYCERCVNRTCNSNGLCYAIFTKSARQIVIGMRQCIHQDQLYPPDRPFQCAPSNSHMQPYCCGTHMCNKNPNVSAGESVPVSVMEGDSVTLYTNLTEIRKDEEILWEHGAENSLIAQISRAAGIFSTSDGPDGRFRDRLKLDNQTGSLTITNTRTEHAGEYQLGINGVDLTKKRFSVSVYEVHWCGPTEAVIRLVLSGLVGVATVILLVYEIRSRRLIS, translated from the exons ATGATGGACGTGGGAACTTTACTTTGCCGCTCGTTGCTGCTGGCTTTACTTGTATTCTCGGTGACCCAAGAGGCGCGAG GATTGTTGTGTTATTGTGAGCGATGCGTAAATCGGACATGCAACAGCAACGGCCTGTGTTATGCGATTTTCACAAAGTCTGCCCGACAGATCGTAATAGGGATGCGTCAGTGCATTCATCAAGATCAACTTTACCCACCGGACAGGCCTTTCCAGTGTGCCCCCTCCAACAGCCACATGCAACCGTACTGCTGCGGCACTCACATGTGCAACAAGAACCCAAATGTCAGTGCAG GTGAGTCAGTgccagtgtcagtgatggagggagattctgtcactttaTACACTAATCTTACTGAAATACGTAAAGATGAAGAAATACTGTGGGAACATGGAGCTGAAAACTCTCTGATAGCTCAAATCAGTAGAGCTGCTGGAATCTTCTCCACATCTGATGGtcctgatgggagattcagagacagactgaagctggacaatcaaactggatctctgaccatcacaaacaccagaactgaacatgctggagaaTATCAACTAGGGATAAATGGAGTGGATCTGACCAAAAAAAGATTTAGTgtttctgtctatg aAGTCCATTGGTGTGGTCCAactgaagctgtgatccgattggtcctctctggtctggtgggcgtggctactgtcattCTTCTGGTTTATGAAATCAGATCCAGAagattaatatcataa
- the LOC125263392 gene encoding uncharacterized protein LOC125263392 isoform X2, whose product MMDVGTLLCRSLLLALLVFSVTQEARGLLCYCERCVNRTCNSNGLCYAIFTKSARQIVIGMRQCIHQDQLYPPDRPFQCAPSNSHMQPYCCGTHMCNKNPNVSAGESVPVSVMEGDSVTLYTNLTEIRKDEEILWEHGAENSLIAQISRAAGIFSTSDGPDGRFRDRLKLDNQTGSLTITNTRTEHAGEYQLGINGVDLTKKRFSVSVYVHWCGPTEAVIRLVLSGLVGVATVILLVYEIRSRRLIS is encoded by the exons ATGATGGACGTGGGAACTTTACTTTGCCGCTCGTTGCTGCTGGCTTTACTTGTATTCTCGGTGACCCAAGAGGCGCGAG GATTGTTGTGTTATTGTGAGCGATGCGTAAATCGGACATGCAACAGCAACGGCCTGTGTTATGCGATTTTCACAAAGTCTGCCCGACAGATCGTAATAGGGATGCGTCAGTGCATTCATCAAGATCAACTTTACCCACCGGACAGGCCTTTCCAGTGTGCCCCCTCCAACAGCCACATGCAACCGTACTGCTGCGGCACTCACATGTGCAACAAGAACCCAAATGTCAGTGCAG GTGAGTCAGTgccagtgtcagtgatggagggagattctgtcactttaTACACTAATCTTACTGAAATACGTAAAGATGAAGAAATACTGTGGGAACATGGAGCTGAAAACTCTCTGATAGCTCAAATCAGTAGAGCTGCTGGAATCTTCTCCACATCTGATGGtcctgatgggagattcagagacagactgaagctggacaatcaaactggatctctgaccatcacaaacaccagaactgaacatgctggagaaTATCAACTAGGGATAAATGGAGTGGATCTGACCAAAAAAAGATTTAGTgtttctgtctatg TCCATTGGTGTGGTCCAactgaagctgtgatccgattggtcctctctggtctggtgggcgtggctactgtcattCTTCTGGTTTATGAAATCAGATCCAGAagattaatatcataa